The following proteins are encoded in a genomic region of Arthrobacter jiangjiafuii:
- a CDS encoding HAD family hydrolase: MPRTTVVRAAEPTAAAVTPGEAAFFDVDNTLMRGASLFHVGRKMYQRKIFTLREAFGFARKQARFLLQGENLKDVHSVRDAALTLATGLAAADIRVLGEEVYDEMIESKIWPGTRALTEQHMKSGRPVWLVTGTPVEVASVIANRLHLTGALGTVSEIDDGLYTGRLVGDFLHGPAKAEGVKILAEKEGLDLQRCWAYSDSYNDVPLLSIVGHPVAINPDAKLRRHARDRNWPIYDFRSGRRAATLGLKGATVAGSAYGLWRGFSWVRSR, translated from the coding sequence ATGCCCAGAACCACCGTTGTACGAGCCGCCGAGCCCACGGCAGCGGCGGTAACCCCTGGCGAAGCCGCGTTCTTCGACGTCGATAACACCCTGATGCGCGGGGCCAGCCTGTTTCACGTGGGCCGGAAGATGTACCAGCGCAAGATCTTCACGCTGCGCGAGGCCTTCGGATTTGCCCGGAAGCAGGCCCGCTTCCTGCTGCAGGGCGAGAATCTCAAGGACGTCCATTCGGTCCGGGACGCCGCCCTGACGCTGGCCACCGGCCTGGCGGCCGCGGATATCCGGGTCCTGGGCGAGGAGGTCTACGACGAGATGATCGAGTCCAAGATCTGGCCGGGGACCCGCGCCCTGACCGAACAGCACATGAAATCCGGCCGGCCGGTATGGCTGGTGACGGGAACCCCGGTGGAGGTGGCCTCGGTCATCGCCAACCGCCTGCACCTGACCGGGGCGCTGGGCACGGTGAGCGAGATAGACGACGGACTCTACACGGGCCGTCTGGTGGGCGATTTCCTGCATGGACCGGCCAAGGCCGAAGGCGTCAAGATCCTCGCTGAGAAGGAAGGCCTGGACCTGCAGAGGTGCTGGGCCTACAGCGACTCCTACAACGATGTTCCGCTGCTGAGCATTGTCGGCCATCCGGTGGCCATCAATCCCGACGCGAAGCTGCGCCGCCACGCCCGGGACCGCAACTGGCCGATCTACGATTTCCGCTCCGGACGCCGGGCGGCCACCCTGGGCCTGAAGGGCGCCACCGTAGCCGGCAGTGCCTACGGCCTGTGGCGGGGTTTCTCCTGGGTCCGCTCGCGCTGA
- a CDS encoding 30S ribosomal protein bS22, with product MGSVIKKRRKRMAKKKHRKLLRKTRHQRRNKK from the coding sequence GTGGGTTCAGTTATTAAGAAGCGCCGCAAGCGTATGGCAAAGAAGAAGCATCGTAAGCTGCTTCGCAAGACCCGCCACCAGCGTCGCAATAAGAAGTAA